In the genome of Pseudomonas sp. LBUM920, one region contains:
- a CDS encoding MFS transporter — translation MSTTYNEAATAAPLNSTARVATASIVGTAIEFYDFYIYATAAALVIGPVFFPQTSGTAQMLASFLTFGIAFIARPLGSALFGHFGDRIGRKSTLVASLLLMGVCTTLIGLLPGYDSIGAWAPILLCVLRFGQGLGLGGEWGGAALLATENAPKGKRAWFGMFPQLGPSIGFLAANGLFLILAMSLNDEQFRSWGWRIPFILSAALVMVGLYARLKLHETPVFANAVAKEAPVKVPLVELFSQHWLPVLLGAASMVVCYALFYITTAFSLSYGVSTLGYSRETFLGLLCFAVLFMGLATPLAALASDRYGRKPVLIVGAILAILSGFTMEPLLTHGSTWAVALFLALELFLMGVTFAPMGAMLPELFPTRVRYTGASAAYNLGGIVGASAAPFFATKLVAMGGLSYVGGYVSAAALLSLIAVLCLKETRDNDLNKVV, via the coding sequence ATGAGCACCACCTATAACGAGGCTGCAACCGCCGCCCCGCTCAACTCGACCGCACGGGTCGCCACCGCGAGCATCGTCGGCACCGCCATCGAGTTCTACGATTTCTACATCTACGCCACGGCCGCTGCGCTGGTGATCGGCCCGGTGTTCTTCCCACAGACCTCCGGCACCGCGCAGATGCTGGCGTCGTTCCTGACCTTTGGCATCGCCTTCATCGCTCGCCCGCTGGGTTCGGCGCTGTTCGGCCACTTCGGTGACCGTATCGGGCGCAAATCAACCTTAGTCGCCTCGTTGCTGCTGATGGGCGTGTGCACCACGCTGATCGGTTTGCTGCCGGGTTACGACAGCATTGGCGCGTGGGCCCCGATCCTGTTGTGTGTGCTGCGCTTCGGCCAGGGCCTGGGGCTTGGCGGCGAATGGGGCGGCGCAGCATTGCTGGCCACCGAGAACGCCCCCAAGGGCAAGCGCGCCTGGTTTGGCATGTTCCCGCAATTGGGCCCTTCGATTGGCTTTCTGGCGGCCAACGGTTTGTTCCTGATCCTGGCCATGAGCCTGAACGACGAGCAGTTCCGCAGTTGGGGCTGGCGCATCCCGTTCATTCTCAGCGCAGCGCTGGTGATGGTTGGCCTGTATGCACGCCTCAAACTGCATGAAACCCCGGTGTTCGCCAACGCCGTCGCCAAAGAAGCGCCGGTGAAAGTGCCGTTGGTAGAGTTGTTCAGCCAGCATTGGCTGCCGGTCCTGCTGGGCGCGGCATCGATGGTGGTGTGCTATGCGTTGTTCTACATCACCACCGCGTTCTCGCTGAGTTACGGCGTTTCAACACTGGGCTACAGCCGCGAGACGTTCCTGGGCCTGCTCTGCTTTGCGGTGTTGTTCATGGGCCTGGCTACGCCGCTGGCGGCCTTGGCCAGCGACCGTTACGGGCGCAAGCCGGTGCTGATCGTCGGCGCCATTCTTGCGATTCTGTCGGGTTTCACCATGGAGCCGCTGCTCACACACGGCTCGACTTGGGCCGTCGCTCTGTTCCTGGCACTGGAATTGTTTCTGATGGGCGTGACCTTCGCCCCAATGGGCGCGATGCTGCCGGAACTGTTCCCGACCCGCGTGCGTTACACCGGCGCGTCGGCGGCGTATAACCTGGGCGGGATTGTCGGGGCGTCGGCCGCACCATTTTTCGCGACCAAGCTGGTGGCGATGGGCGGGCTGAGTTATGTGGGCGGGTATGTGTCAGCGGCAGCGTTGCTCAGCTTGATTGCTGTGCTGTGCCTGAAAGAGACGCGGGATAATGATTTGAACAAGGTCGTCTGA
- a CDS encoding DUF1289 domain-containing protein: MNPIERPVASPCVSICALDDDDICTGCQRNVDEITRWSRMDNAERRVVLGLCHERAKASGLVWMMPGKSGA, from the coding sequence ATGAACCCGATTGAACGCCCTGTTGCCTCGCCCTGCGTGAGCATTTGCGCGCTGGATGACGATGATATTTGCACAGGCTGCCAGCGCAACGTGGATGAGATTACGCGCTGGAGCCGCATGGACAATGCCGAACGCCGGGTGGTGTTGGGGTTGTGTCATGAGCGGGCGAAGGCGAGTGGGTTGGTGTGGATGATGCCGGGAAAATCCGGCGCCTGA
- a CDS encoding VUT family protein, whose protein sequence is MLFLIAYISSVVLINFAFSTAPHLDVIWSAWGGLVFILRDMVQTRFGHGAILAMLAALVLSYITSDPSIALASATAFAVSECIDWLVFSITKRPLHDRLWISSALSIPLDTFIFFGLIGALTPAVAGTALVSKFAGVTVVWLIMAWRLRKRAVAN, encoded by the coding sequence ATGCTCTTCCTGATCGCCTACATCAGCAGCGTCGTGCTGATCAACTTCGCCTTTTCCACCGCTCCGCATCTGGACGTCATCTGGTCCGCCTGGGGCGGCCTGGTGTTTATCCTGCGCGACATGGTGCAAACCCGCTTCGGCCATGGCGCGATACTCGCCATGCTGGCGGCGCTGGTGCTGTCGTATATCACTTCCGACCCGTCCATCGCCCTGGCCAGCGCCACGGCATTTGCGGTGTCCGAATGCATTGACTGGCTGGTGTTCAGCATCACCAAGCGTCCACTGCACGATCGCCTGTGGATAAGTTCGGCGCTGAGTATTCCCCTCGATACCTTTATCTTCTTCGGCCTGATCGGCGCGCTGACGCCAGCGGTGGCGGGTACGGCGTTGGTGTCGAAATTCGCCGGAGTCACAGTGGTGTGGCTGATCATGGCCTGGCGCCTGCGCAAACGCGCCGTCGCCAACTGA
- the purT gene encoding formate-dependent phosphoribosylglycinamide formyltransferase, which translates to MTRIGTPLSPTATRVLLCGCGELGKEVVIELQRLGVEVIAVDRYANAPAMQVAHRSHVINMLDGAALRAVIEAEKPHFIVPEIEAIATATLVELEAEGFTVIPTARATSLTMNREGIRRLAAEELDLPTSPYHFADTFEDYSKAVQDLGFPCVVKPVMSSSGKGQSLLRSADDVRKAWDYAQEGGRAGKGRVIIEGFIDFDYEITLLTVRHIGGTTFCAPVGHRQEKGDYQESWQPQAMSPIALAESERVAKAVTEALGGRGLFGVELFIKGDQVWFSEVSPRPHDTGLVTLISQDLSQFALHARAILGLPIPLIRQFGPSASAVILVEGQSTQTAFANLGAALSEPDTALRLFGKPEVNGQRRMGVALARDESIEAARAKATRASKAVVVEL; encoded by the coding sequence ATGACCCGAATCGGAACTCCATTGTCGCCAACCGCGACCCGCGTTTTGCTGTGTGGCTGCGGTGAGCTGGGCAAGGAAGTGGTAATCGAACTGCAACGCCTGGGCGTTGAAGTGATTGCCGTGGATCGTTACGCCAACGCGCCTGCCATGCAGGTTGCGCACCGTAGCCACGTGATCAACATGCTCGACGGCGCCGCCCTGCGTGCCGTGATCGAAGCCGAGAAGCCGCACTTTATCGTGCCGGAAATCGAAGCCATCGCCACCGCCACGCTGGTAGAGCTTGAAGCCGAAGGCTTCACCGTGATTCCGACCGCGCGTGCCACCTCGCTGACCATGAACCGCGAAGGCATCCGTCGCCTGGCCGCCGAAGAGCTGGACCTGCCGACGTCGCCGTACCACTTTGCCGACACGTTCGAGGACTACAGCAAGGCCGTCCAGGACCTGGGCTTCCCGTGTGTGGTCAAGCCGGTGATGAGTTCTTCGGGCAAGGGCCAGAGCCTGCTGCGCAGCGCCGATGACGTGCGCAAAGCCTGGGATTACGCTCAGGAAGGCGGGCGTGCCGGTAAAGGCCGCGTGATCATCGAAGGCTTTATCGACTTCGATTACGAAATCACCCTGCTGACTGTGCGCCACATTGGCGGCACCACCTTCTGCGCGCCGGTCGGCCACCGTCAGGAGAAAGGCGACTACCAGGAATCCTGGCAGCCGCAAGCGATGAGCCCGATTGCCCTGGCAGAATCCGAGCGCGTCGCCAAAGCCGTGACCGAGGCGCTGGGTGGCCGTGGTCTGTTTGGCGTGGAATTGTTCATCAAGGGCGATCAAGTGTGGTTCAGCGAAGTGTCGCCGCGCCCGCATGACACCGGCTTGGTGACCTTGATTTCTCAGGACCTGTCGCAGTTCGCGCTGCACGCGCGTGCGATCCTGGGCCTGCCGATTCCGTTGATCCGCCAGTTCGGGCCTTCGGCCTCGGCGGTGATTCTGGTAGAAGGGCAGTCGACCCAGACCGCGTTCGCCAACCTCGGCGCGGCCTTGAGCGAGCCGGACACGGCGTTGCGTCTGTTTGGCAAGCCAGAAGTCAATGGTCAGCGCCGGATGGGTGTGGCGTTGGCGCGGGATGAGTCGATTGAGGCGGCGCGGGCCAAGGCGACTCGTGCTTCGAAGGCGGTTGTTGTAGAGCTGTAA
- a CDS encoding gamma carbonic anhydrase family protein has translation MKYRLGDTRVETHPQSWVAPNATLVGKVKLEEGANVWFNAVLRGDNELILIGKNSNVQDGSVMHTDMGYPLTLGTGVTIGHNAMLHGCTVGDYSLIGINAVILNGAKIGKHCIIGANSLIGEGKEIPDGSLVMGSPGKVVRELTEAQKRMLEASAAHYVHNAQRYARDLVEQEE, from the coding sequence ATGAAATACCGCCTGGGCGACACCCGCGTCGAGACTCATCCGCAAAGCTGGGTGGCGCCCAATGCCACGCTGGTCGGCAAGGTCAAGCTGGAGGAGGGCGCCAATGTGTGGTTCAACGCGGTGTTGCGTGGCGACAACGAACTGATCCTGATCGGCAAGAACAGCAACGTGCAGGACGGCAGCGTGATGCACACCGACATGGGCTACCCGCTGACCCTGGGCACCGGCGTGACCATTGGCCATAACGCCATGCTGCATGGCTGCACCGTCGGCGATTACAGCCTGATTGGCATCAACGCGGTGATCCTCAACGGCGCCAAAATCGGCAAGCACTGCATCATTGGCGCCAATTCGCTGATCGGCGAAGGCAAGGAAATTCCCGATGGCTCGCTGGTAATGGGCTCGCCGGGCAAAGTGGTGCGCGAGTTGACCGAAGCGCAGAAACGCATGCTCGAAGCCAGCGCCGCGCACTATGTGCATAACGCGCAGCGCTATGCGCGGGACTTGGTTGAGCAGGAAGAATGA
- a CDS encoding CoA pyrophosphatase — MLDELLRRVSNHTPHTLETDGRFPEAAVLVPITRSDEPELILTLRASGLSTHGGEVAFPGGRRDPEDPDLIFTALREAEEEIGLPPGLVEVIGPLSPLISLHGIRVTPYVGVIPDYVEYLANDAEIAAVFSVPLEFFRQDPREHTHRIDYQGRSWYVPSYRFGEYKIWGLTAIMIVELINLLYDDAQISLHQPPMSFINT, encoded by the coding sequence ATGCTGGACGAGCTACTTCGCCGGGTAAGCAATCACACCCCTCACACACTGGAAACTGACGGGCGTTTCCCCGAGGCTGCCGTGTTGGTGCCGATTACCCGCAGTGACGAACCCGAGCTGATCCTGACCCTGCGCGCCAGCGGCCTGTCGACCCACGGCGGCGAAGTGGCGTTTCCGGGCGGGCGGCGTGACCCCGAAGACCCGGACCTGATCTTTACCGCGCTGCGCGAAGCCGAAGAAGAAATCGGCCTGCCGCCCGGCCTGGTGGAAGTCATCGGCCCGTTGAGCCCACTGATTTCCCTGCACGGTATCCGCGTAACGCCGTATGTCGGGGTTATCCCCGATTACGTTGAATACCTGGCCAATGATGCCGAGATCGCCGCCGTATTCAGCGTGCCTCTGGAGTTCTTCCGCCAGGACCCGCGCGAGCATACCCACCGTATCGATTACCAGGGCCGCAGTTGGTATGTGCCCAGCTATCGGTTTGGCGAATACAAAATCTGGGGGCTGACGGCAATCATGATTGTCGAGCTGATCAACCTTCTCTATGACGACGCGCAGATCAGCCTGCACCAGCCACCCATGAGTTTCATCAATACCTGA